Proteins from one Flavobacterium sp. N2038 genomic window:
- a CDS encoding alpha/beta hydrolase, which yields MNNSIMKKIFLFGFLLVAGTIFAQTEGYAVNNDGSKTYYKTFGKGEPLLIINGGPGMNSNGFEDMAKVLGESQQTIIYDQRGTGKSKLSKLDAKTISMKIMADDIESLRKHLKIKKWNILGHSFGGMLGSYYATIYPNSIDKLVLSSSGGVDLSLLKGPNLIESNLSKTEIDSMNYWNDKIEKGDTSHKARLGRGRAMAPAYVYDQKFVPIIAERLTQGNSTINGLLWSDMQKMNFDCKAKLKDFKNPVLIIQGKEDIISNEIGELAKQTFPNSKLILLEHSKHYGWLDARDKYFSDINSFLKS from the coding sequence ATGAATAATTCTATCATGAAAAAGATTTTTCTATTTGGTTTTTTATTGGTTGCGGGAACTATTTTTGCCCAAACTGAAGGTTATGCTGTAAATAATGACGGAAGTAAAACGTATTACAAAACATTCGGAAAAGGCGAACCGCTTTTAATTATAAACGGTGGTCCGGGAATGAACAGTAATGGTTTTGAAGATATGGCGAAAGTTCTGGGCGAAAGTCAACAAACGATTATTTACGACCAAAGAGGAACCGGGAAATCGAAACTTTCAAAATTAGATGCTAAGACCATTTCGATGAAAATAATGGCCGATGATATCGAATCATTAAGAAAACATCTTAAAATCAAGAAATGGAATATTCTGGGGCATTCTTTTGGCGGAATGTTAGGTTCGTATTATGCGACTATTTACCCAAATAGTATTGATAAATTGGTTTTATCATCATCTGGCGGTGTCGATTTATCTTTATTAAAAGGCCCAAATTTGATTGAATCTAATCTTTCTAAAACTGAAATAGATTCTATGAATTACTGGAACGACAAAATCGAAAAAGGAGATACTTCGCATAAAGCTCGTTTAGGACGCGGCCGTGCCATGGCTCCGGCTTATGTTTACGATCAGAAATTTGTTCCTATTATTGCAGAAAGATTAACTCAGGGAAATTCGACAATCAATGGTTTATTATGGTCTGATATGCAGAAAATGAATTTTGACTGCAAAGCCAAATTGAAAGATTTTAAAAACCCTGTTTTAATTATTCAGGGAAAAGAAGATATTATCAGCAATGAAATCGGCGAATTGGCAAAGCAAACTTTTCCAAACTCAAAACTGATTTTATTAGAACATTCCAAACATTACGGATGGCTTGATGCAAGAGACAAATATTTCTCGGATATTAATTCATTCTTAAAATCATAA
- a CDS encoding polymer-forming cytoskeletal protein, with product MQTSNFKLVTIAEIKKQYPFLTEDEKFDYFDDWQDKDFFLAADGDVNFEGNFYLDLYEDKEKKWLANLLNLPIKKIEEIRIEGIFINGDFSASGSIINAEGDYGPYVLVNGNISCQSLLLGGANVEIKGNIEVKEVVMTYYNHGNFNCSGSINSPVFIVNDHNTTFAERKNNLFYYSDRDEIDPKNECEYNDETDEEIISNELQKLLDNPLIETFEELERELAMGELILKQNNPSAKTYEYWRDRVLTNYRDLKLVPEEFKTEELCNLALGITYHALPFVNEDLITSELCERLVSKDGFAIQVIPDEFITKELCLKAAEKGTMLRLIPSAYYSEELILLVFKNGKHQPDINDVPSQFITESLLEEYVKIGKGLWLDKACKENGIDKLQVLKQVIDSGIEYLDNIFGNHFSKETVEYAFSVHKNQEEWSKYVQKYKQKFERIGLNEYL from the coding sequence ATGCAGACTTCCAATTTCAAATTAGTTACAATAGCCGAAATCAAAAAACAATATCCTTTTTTAACTGAAGATGAAAAGTTTGATTATTTTGATGATTGGCAAGACAAAGATTTTTTTCTAGCAGCAGATGGAGATGTCAATTTTGAAGGAAATTTCTATTTAGACCTTTATGAAGATAAAGAGAAAAAATGGTTGGCCAATTTGCTAAATCTTCCAATAAAAAAGATCGAAGAAATAAGAATTGAAGGCATTTTTATAAATGGAGATTTTTCTGCAAGCGGTTCAATTATTAATGCCGAGGGCGATTATGGACCGTATGTTTTGGTAAACGGAAATATTAGCTGCCAAAGTTTATTGCTAGGCGGTGCCAATGTTGAAATAAAAGGAAACATCGAAGTAAAAGAAGTTGTGATGACCTACTATAATCATGGTAATTTTAATTGCTCAGGTTCCATAAATTCTCCGGTTTTTATTGTTAACGATCATAATACAACATTCGCAGAAAGAAAAAATAATCTGTTTTATTATAGTGACAGAGATGAAATTGACCCAAAAAACGAATGCGAATATAATGATGAAACAGACGAAGAAATTATCTCAAACGAACTTCAAAAGTTATTGGATAATCCATTAATTGAAACTTTTGAAGAATTAGAAAGAGAATTAGCAATGGGCGAATTAATTCTAAAACAAAATAATCCATCGGCTAAAACTTATGAATATTGGCGTGATCGCGTTTTGACAAATTACAGAGATCTAAAACTTGTTCCTGAAGAATTTAAAACCGAAGAATTATGTAATTTGGCCTTAGGTATTACTTATCATGCGTTGCCTTTTGTCAATGAGGATTTAATAACTTCTGAACTCTGCGAGAGATTAGTCAGCAAAGATGGTTTTGCGATTCAGGTAATTCCTGATGAGTTTATTACAAAAGAACTTTGCTTGAAAGCGGCCGAAAAAGGTACAATGCTAAGATTAATTCCGTCAGCATATTATTCTGAAGAACTGATTCTGTTAGTTTTTAAAAACGGAAAACATCAACCGGATATTAACGATGTTCCTTCTCAATTTATTACAGAAAGCCTTTTAGAAGAATATGTAAAAATAGGAAAAGGACTTTGGCTTGATAAAGCGTGCAAAGAAAACGGAATTGATAAATTACAGGTTTTAAAACAAGTAATAGATTCTGGAATAGAATATTTGGATAACATTTTTGGAAATCATTTCAGTAAAGAAACCGTTGAATATGCTTTTTCGGTTCATAAAAATCAGGAGGAGTGGAGTAAATATGTTCAGAAGTATAAACAGAAATTTGAACGTATTGGGTTGAATGAATATTTGTAA
- a CDS encoding GNAT family N-acetyltransferase — MKPKIKIRKVEKQDLDFVYKAICELENEILDFEVFETIFNENISNPKNLYLIAENEKEGLGFISFHTQNLLHHCGLVGEIQEFFIHQKYRGQGVGRLLINEILNYAEQHNLKSIEVTTNKKRVENVAIYENLGFTLSHNKFTIYK, encoded by the coding sequence ATGAAACCAAAAATTAAAATCAGAAAAGTAGAAAAACAAGACTTAGATTTTGTTTACAAAGCAATCTGCGAACTCGAAAATGAAATTTTAGATTTTGAAGTTTTCGAAACAATTTTCAATGAAAATATTTCAAACCCGAAAAATCTTTATCTGATTGCCGAAAACGAAAAGGAAGGTTTAGGTTTTATTAGCTTTCATACCCAAAATCTGCTGCATCATTGCGGATTGGTTGGTGAGATTCAGGAGTTTTTTATTCATCAAAAATATAGAGGCCAAGGCGTTGGGCGATTATTGATAAATGAAATTTTAAATTATGCAGAACAACATAATTTAAAAAGCATTGAAGTAACGACAAATAAAAAGCGAGTTGAGAATGTAGCGATTTATGAGAATCTTGGTTTTACTTTGAGTCATAATAAGTTTACGATTTATAAATAA
- a CDS encoding LytTR family transcriptional regulator DNA-binding domain-containing protein, translating to MVCISNAQNYVEIFYLENDKLHSKLIRASLKKIHDDFGFLVQIHRSHLINQMHFKSWRNSNTIILTQIELPVSKNYKETLLML from the coding sequence TTGGTTTGCATTTCAAATGCTCAAAATTATGTTGAGATTTTTTATCTCGAAAATGATAAACTTCATTCAAAACTTATTCGAGCTTCTCTCAAAAAAATACACGACGATTTCGGTTTTTTAGTTCAAATTCACCGTTCACATTTAATAAATCAGATGCATTTTAAATCCTGGCGAAATTCAAATACCATCATTTTAACTCAAATTGAACTTCCGGTTTCTAAAAATTATAAAGAAACACTTTTGATGTTGTAA
- a CDS encoding aminopeptidase P family protein, whose amino-acid sequence MKYHQINSALFVKNRKKFMAEMKPNSVAVFNSNDIYPVSADSTLPFAQHRDIFYLSGVDQEESVLLLFPDAPYEHQREMLFLKETNDHIAVWEGEKLTKERAFQVSGIRTVYWLQDFHKVLNEMMTYADTMYINTNEHYRATVETETREARFVKWWKERYPAHNVAKSNPILQRLRSVKESEEIDLIQHACDITEKGFRRLLGFVKPNVTEYEIEAELAHEFIRNRSKGFAYTPIIASGNNANVLHYIENNQQCKEGDLILLDVAAEYANYSSDMSRTIPVSGRFSDRQKAVYNAVLKVKNEATKMLTPGTLWKQYHVEVGKIMTSELLGLGLLDKADVQNENPEWPAYKKYFMHGTSHHMGLDTHDYGLLHEPMKANMVFTVEPGIYIPNEKFGIRLEDNVVVQEKGEPFNLMRNIPVEAEEIETLMNE is encoded by the coding sequence ATGAAATATCATCAAATAAACAGCGCTCTTTTTGTAAAAAACCGCAAAAAATTTATGGCAGAAATGAAACCTAATTCTGTTGCCGTATTCAATTCAAATGACATTTACCCGGTTAGTGCCGATAGTACTTTACCGTTTGCACAACATAGAGATATTTTTTACCTGAGTGGTGTAGATCAGGAAGAAAGTGTTTTGCTTTTGTTTCCGGATGCGCCTTATGAGCATCAAAGAGAAATGCTTTTCCTGAAAGAAACCAATGATCATATCGCAGTTTGGGAAGGCGAAAAACTAACTAAAGAACGTGCTTTTCAGGTTTCGGGAATTAGAACAGTTTATTGGTTACAGGATTTTCATAAAGTTTTGAACGAAATGATGACGTATGCCGATACCATGTATATTAATACAAACGAACACTACCGCGCAACTGTTGAAACTGAAACACGCGAGGCTCGTTTTGTAAAATGGTGGAAAGAGCGTTATCCAGCTCACAACGTGGCAAAAAGCAACCCAATTTTACAAAGACTTCGTTCTGTAAAAGAAAGCGAAGAAATCGATTTGATTCAGCATGCTTGTGATATTACAGAAAAAGGTTTCCGCAGATTATTAGGGTTCGTAAAACCAAATGTTACAGAATATGAAATCGAAGCTGAATTGGCTCACGAATTTATCCGTAACCGCTCTAAAGGTTTTGCTTATACACCAATTATTGCTTCTGGAAACAATGCTAATGTTTTGCATTATATCGAAAACAACCAACAATGTAAAGAAGGAGATTTGATTTTGCTTGACGTTGCTGCAGAATATGCTAATTATTCAAGTGATATGTCAAGAACAATTCCGGTTTCAGGACGTTTTTCTGATCGCCAAAAAGCAGTTTACAATGCCGTTTTGAAAGTTAAAAACGAAGCTACAAAAATGCTTACTCCGGGAACGCTTTGGAAACAATATCATGTTGAAGTAGGTAAAATAATGACTTCTGAATTATTAGGTTTAGGCTTATTGGACAAAGCCGATGTTCAAAACGAAAATCCGGAATGGCCAGCTTACAAAAAATATTTTATGCATGGAACTTCTCACCACATGGGACTTGATACGCACGATTATGGTTTGCTTCATGAACCAATGAAAGCGAATATGGTTTTTACGGTTGAGCCTGGAATTTATATTCCAAATGAGAAATTCGGAATTCGTTTGGAGGATAATGTTGTCGTTCAGGAAAAAGGAGAACCTTTTAACTTAATGAGAAATATTCCGGTTGAAGCTGAGGAAATCGAAACGTTGATGAATGAATAA
- a CDS encoding TIGR00266 family protein: MQAHEIDYQIFGEEMQYVEIELDPQEIVIAEAGSFMMMENSIQMETIFGDGSQQQGSGLFDKLLNAGKRVLTGESLFMTAFLNQGNSKSKVSFASPYPGKILPIDLTEFQGKFICQKSSFLCAAKGVSVGIEFSQKLGRGLFGGEGFIMQKLEGDGMAFVHSGGTMAKKVLAHGEVLKVDTGCIIGFTKDVDYDIEFIGGIKNSIFGGEGLFYATLKGPGTVYIQSLPFSRLADRIIASAPRSGGNNRDEGSLLGGLGNLLDGDNRF, from the coding sequence ATGCAGGCACACGAAATAGATTATCAGATTTTTGGCGAAGAAATGCAGTATGTTGAAATAGAACTAGACCCTCAGGAAATTGTAATTGCCGAAGCAGGCAGTTTTATGATGATGGAAAACAGTATCCAGATGGAAACGATATTTGGAGACGGTTCTCAGCAACAGGGATCAGGTTTGTTTGACAAACTTTTAAATGCAGGTAAAAGAGTTCTTACCGGCGAAAGCTTGTTTATGACTGCATTTTTAAACCAAGGCAACAGCAAAAGTAAAGTTTCTTTTGCATCGCCCTATCCTGGAAAAATCCTTCCGATTGATTTAACAGAATTTCAAGGTAAATTTATCTGTCAAAAAAGCTCATTTTTATGCGCTGCCAAAGGCGTTTCTGTCGGAATAGAATTCTCTCAGAAATTAGGACGCGGTTTATTTGGCGGTGAGGGTTTCATCATGCAGAAACTAGAAGGAGACGGAATGGCTTTTGTACATTCTGGCGGAACAATGGCCAAAAAAGTATTGGCTCACGGCGAAGTCCTAAAAGTAGATACAGGATGCATTATCGGTTTTACCAAAGATGTAGATTATGATATTGAATTTATTGGCGGAATCAAGAATTCTATTTTTGGCGGCGAAGGATTATTTTATGCCACTTTAAAAGGTCCGGGAACGGTTTATATACAATCGCTGCCATTCTCTAGATTGGCTGACCGCATTATTGCATCGGCACCAAGATCTGGCGGAAACAATCGTGACGAAGGCAGCTTACTCGGCGGATTAGGAAATCTTTTGGATGGCGATAACCGATTTTAA
- a CDS encoding DUF5018 domain-containing protein, producing the protein MKTKIYQFTLLFFSLLMFSCASEESLSSENTIQSFSITKESIKKEFTIGESSITGKVESTFELTDITIAISIPKGAKISPDPTTIKSISGPLAFAVTAENGEIKNYTVDINREPSTDNFILELNVKTLNLSFSADINKETGLITRRIPEINDLKNLNVEVKFSKHATITPDPKTIKDYSLPVNFTVKSESGVEKVYQVKLQHMDISISRSCSEANAWKWFGGDDRTNAPDILAYDRNVGTGQTVIVDKNLVPSTFRIHLAEGFSYDQERQEYNKPVTLKLIVRDANLNVLASTTTEVSGQFNGGFIPFDLQKLNLYLEANKVYSFYWYLVDGEKLGISASSSGNTNAGSGFCFNTGYSGESKVSAKTTLEDSKVWYKHEWHFNIELEGKE; encoded by the coding sequence ATGAAAACAAAAATTTACCAATTTACCCTATTGTTTTTTTCTCTTTTAATGTTCTCATGTGCTTCTGAGGAAAGCTTAAGTTCCGAAAATACAATTCAGTCTTTTAGTATTACCAAAGAAAGTATCAAGAAAGAATTTACTATTGGTGAAAGTTCAATTACTGGCAAAGTTGAAAGTACATTTGAATTAACCGATATAACCATAGCCATTTCAATCCCGAAAGGAGCAAAAATAAGCCCGGATCCAACTACGATTAAATCGATTAGCGGCCCTTTGGCTTTTGCAGTTACAGCCGAAAATGGAGAAATCAAAAATTATACTGTAGATATAAACAGAGAGCCAAGTACAGATAATTTTATCTTAGAATTAAATGTTAAAACTCTAAATCTTTCATTTAGCGCTGATATTAATAAAGAAACAGGATTGATAACAAGAAGAATTCCAGAGATCAATGATCTAAAAAACTTAAATGTCGAAGTGAAGTTTTCAAAACATGCTACTATAACACCAGATCCTAAAACTATAAAAGATTATTCTTTGCCAGTAAATTTTACTGTTAAGTCTGAATCTGGAGTAGAAAAAGTTTATCAGGTGAAATTACAGCATATGGATATTAGTATATCAAGATCATGTTCTGAAGCAAATGCATGGAAATGGTTTGGTGGTGATGACAGAACCAATGCACCAGATATATTAGCTTACGATAGAAATGTAGGAACTGGGCAAACTGTAATAGTTGATAAAAATTTAGTTCCTTCTACTTTTAGAATTCATCTTGCTGAAGGATTTTCTTATGATCAGGAAAGACAAGAGTATAATAAACCTGTAACGTTGAAATTAATTGTAAGAGATGCAAATCTTAATGTTTTAGCATCTACAACTACAGAAGTTTCAGGACAATTCAATGGAGGTTTTATTCCGTTTGATCTGCAAAAGTTAAATCTTTATTTAGAAGCTAATAAAGTATATAGTTTTTATTGGTATTTAGTTGACGGAGAAAAATTAGGTATTTCTGCAAGTAGTTCTGGTAATACAAATGCCGGATCTGGATTTTGTTTTAATACGGGATATTCAGGAGAGTCTAAAGTTAGTGCAAAAACTACTCTTGAAGATTCAAAGGTTTGGTACAAACATGAATGGCATTTTAATATAGAATTAGAAGGTAAAGAATAA
- a CDS encoding ferritin, translated as MKDLLRTSTSLVEGIENILNLQAKLESDASNKYLAMAAWLDRNGYANTASYMYKQAEEEREHFLKVFKYITDMGGIAVTPSVPEVQQEFASFREVFEIALQNEIAVTQAVNKVIAKCRAENDYATEDFMMWYVAEQREEEKNARRALELFELINGNEADGKFQLDVQISKIG; from the coding sequence ATGAAAGATTTACTAAGAACAAGTACTTCATTAGTTGAAGGAATCGAAAATATATTGAACTTACAGGCAAAATTAGAAAGTGATGCTTCTAATAAATATTTAGCTATGGCTGCATGGTTGGATAGAAACGGTTATGCAAATACAGCATCTTATATGTACAAGCAAGCCGAAGAAGAAAGAGAGCATTTTCTAAAAGTTTTCAAATATATTACAGATATGGGAGGGATTGCAGTTACGCCATCTGTTCCGGAAGTGCAGCAGGAATTTGCTTCTTTTAGAGAAGTATTTGAAATTGCTTTGCAAAATGAAATTGCAGTTACTCAGGCGGTTAATAAAGTAATTGCAAAATGTAGAGCTGAGAATGATTATGCTACAGAAGATTTTATGATGTGGTATGTGGCTGAGCAAAGAGAAGAAGAGAAAAACGCAAGAAGAGCTTTAGAGCTTTTTGAACTAATCAACGGAAACGAAGCTGACGGAAAATTTCAATTGGATGTTCAGATTTCAAAAATCGGATAA
- a CDS encoding hydroxymethylglutaryl-CoA synthase family protein: MKTGIDAISFDVANIHLPIKTLATARNIEPEKLEKGLGLLKMTLPDVHQDVVVFGANALTKLIIDTKINLNEISRIYVGTESGIDSSKPISSYLINLMEQKFGEDVLAECDVVDFTFACIGGVDALQNCLDFVKLNPTKKAIVVATDFAKYDLNSTGEYTQGAGAVAMLVTSNPKIIAFDDNWATSTKGVFDFFKPYRSISKKEITKNESNDPWFDNLEAEIEIHKDQPVFDGQYSNQCYMDRTRNAYFSFKKLKNATETLYNTWHSIVMHLPYSFQGRRMLSEIYALDSAEKIIADDIAPADYQTKIKEVAKSDAYRSFVTEKLQPAELASSLIGNLYTGSIFMGLLSTLAHFYDTKKEIEGTKLGFLAYGSGSKSKVFEGTIQPEWKSALQNVKLFENLAESVEIDFNTYESLHKKEQKQSIRTPKNEWILDRIEKEIPVLTGARYYKWID; this comes from the coding sequence ATGAAAACAGGAATTGACGCTATTTCTTTTGATGTAGCCAACATACATTTGCCTATAAAAACTTTGGCAACTGCCCGAAATATTGAACCGGAAAAATTAGAAAAAGGTCTTGGACTACTTAAAATGACCTTACCAGACGTTCACCAGGATGTAGTAGTTTTTGGAGCAAACGCTTTGACAAAATTAATCATCGATACTAAAATAAACTTAAACGAAATAAGCCGGATTTATGTTGGTACCGAAAGTGGAATCGACAGCTCTAAGCCAATCAGTTCCTATTTAATTAATTTAATGGAACAAAAATTTGGCGAAGATGTTTTAGCCGAATGCGATGTTGTCGATTTTACTTTTGCCTGCATTGGTGGTGTTGACGCTCTGCAAAACTGTCTTGATTTCGTCAAACTGAATCCGACTAAAAAAGCGATTGTGGTTGCGACAGATTTTGCAAAATACGATCTAAACTCTACAGGGGAATACACACAAGGTGCCGGCGCCGTTGCAATGTTAGTAACTTCAAATCCAAAAATCATAGCTTTTGATGACAATTGGGCAACGAGCACAAAGGGAGTTTTTGACTTCTTTAAACCTTACAGAAGTATTTCGAAAAAAGAAATTACAAAGAACGAAAGTAATGATCCCTGGTTTGACAATTTAGAAGCCGAAATCGAAATTCATAAAGATCAGCCTGTTTTTGACGGTCAATATTCAAACCAATGTTATATGGATCGTACGCGTAATGCTTATTTTTCATTCAAGAAATTAAAAAACGCAACCGAAACTTTATACAACACTTGGCATAGTATTGTAATGCATTTACCCTATTCTTTCCAAGGACGCAGAATGTTATCCGAAATTTACGCTTTAGACAGTGCTGAAAAAATCATTGCTGACGATATTGCACCAGCCGATTATCAGACAAAAATTAAAGAAGTAGCAAAATCTGATGCCTATAGAAGTTTTGTAACTGAAAAATTACAGCCTGCCGAATTGGCTTCTTCTTTGATTGGGAACCTTTACACTGGTTCTATTTTCATGGGATTATTGTCGACTTTAGCTCATTTTTACGATACTAAAAAAGAAATTGAAGGAACTAAACTCGGTTTCTTAGCTTACGGAAGCGGGTCAAAATCGAAAGTTTTTGAAGGAACGATTCAGCCAGAATGGAAATCGGCTTTACAAAATGTAAAGCTTTTTGAAAATTTAGCAGAAAGTGTAGAAATTGACTTCAATACTTATGAAAGTCTTCACAAGAAAGAACAAAAACAAAGTATCAGAACTCCTAAAAATGAATGGATTTTAGACCGAATTGAAAAAGAAATTCCTGTCTTGACCGGAGCTCGATATTATAAATGGATCGATTAA
- a CDS encoding helix-turn-helix domain-containing protein produces MSTVKPKHIGRNISRIRELRDMKQEALAIAIGTNQQSISIIEGSESVDEEKLKKIAEALGVTPEVIKNFSEDAVFNIIGNTIEIENNTGSSVISYGCTFNPLDKLLEAIDKNEQLYERLIQVEKEKAAYLEKLLDKK; encoded by the coding sequence ATGAGCACAGTAAAACCAAAACATATCGGCAGAAACATTAGCCGAATTAGAGAACTAAGAGATATGAAGCAGGAAGCGCTTGCTATTGCAATTGGTACAAACCAGCAATCTATCTCTATTATTGAAGGAAGCGAAAGTGTTGATGAAGAAAAACTAAAGAAAATTGCAGAAGCTTTGGGAGTTACACCTGAAGTAATTAAAAACTTTTCTGAAGACGCTGTTTTTAATATTATTGGAAATACTATCGAAATAGAAAACAATACTGGTTCTTCAGTAATAAGTTATGGATGTACTTTTAATCCATTGGATAAACTTCTTGAAGCTATTGATAAAAATGAACAACTTTACGAAAGATTGATTCAGGTTGAAAAAGAGAAAGCTGCTTATTTGGAGAAGTTGCTAGATAAGAAATAA
- a CDS encoding succinate dehydrogenase cytochrome b subunit, which translates to MAQSAQLNASILKKVAMALSGIFLITFLALHVSLNFISIISENVFNEASHFMGYNPLIQYVMQPVLAFGVIFHFVMGFVLTAQNSAARPIAYAKYNGAANASWSSRNMIISGLVILAFLGLHFYDFWFPEVTYKYIAGTAPDATRYYGELVHKFHDPIRTGLYCVAFVLLGFHLWHGFASSLQSMGMHNKYSRFLSKVGYGFAVIVPALFIIIALVHHFNN; encoded by the coding sequence ATGGCACAATCTGCACAGTTGAATGCTTCCATCTTAAAGAAAGTGGCTATGGCTCTTTCGGGAATATTCTTAATCACGTTTTTAGCGCTGCATGTTTCCTTAAATTTTATTTCTATAATTAGTGAGAACGTTTTCAACGAAGCTTCTCATTTTATGGGTTACAATCCGCTGATACAATATGTAATGCAACCAGTTTTGGCATTCGGAGTAATTTTCCATTTCGTAATGGGATTTGTATTGACCGCTCAAAACAGCGCTGCAAGGCCAATTGCGTATGCAAAATACAATGGAGCTGCAAATGCTTCCTGGAGTTCAAGAAATATGATTATTTCCGGACTAGTTATTTTAGCATTCTTAGGATTGCATTTTTATGATTTCTGGTTTCCTGAGGTTACTTACAAGTATATTGCAGGTACAGCTCCAGATGCAACAAGGTATTATGGTGAGTTAGTTCATAAATTCCATGATCCAATCCGTACAGGATTATATTGTGTGGCTTTTGTGCTTTTAGGTTTCCACCTTTGGCACGGATTTGCATCTTCTCTTCAATCTATGGGGATGCATAACAAGTACTCTCGATTCTTAAGTAAAGTTGGTTATGGATTTGCGGTTATTGTACCGGCACTTTTCATTATCATTGCTTTAGTTCATCATTTCAATAATTAA